Proteins from one Arthrobacter sp. Soc17.1.1.1 genomic window:
- the trhA gene encoding PAQR family membrane homeostasis protein TrhA, which translates to MAAKPLWRGWIHAVATPLAVAAGVVLVALAPTPGLRVASAIYALTGVLLFGVSAVYHRGDWSPGVKVVLKRLDHTNIMLVIAGSYTPLAWALLDRGRAETLLWIIWGGAVAGVLFRNLWVDAPRWLYVPIYVALGLGSVFYMPDFFAANVPAALLICVGGVLYIAGAVFYGIKRPNFSPRVFGFHELFHAFTVAAFAAHFVAIMLAVLHPVGA; encoded by the coding sequence ATGGCGGCCAAGCCGCTGTGGCGGGGGTGGATCCACGCGGTCGCCACGCCCCTGGCCGTCGCCGCGGGTGTCGTCCTCGTGGCGCTGGCCCCGACGCCGGGGCTCCGGGTCGCCTCCGCCATCTACGCCCTGACGGGCGTGCTGCTGTTCGGCGTGAGCGCGGTGTACCACCGGGGCGACTGGAGTCCGGGCGTGAAGGTGGTCCTGAAGCGCCTGGACCACACCAACATCATGCTGGTCATCGCCGGATCCTATACGCCGCTCGCCTGGGCCCTGCTGGACCGGGGCAGGGCGGAGACGCTCCTGTGGATCATCTGGGGCGGCGCCGTCGCCGGCGTGCTCTTCCGCAACCTGTGGGTGGACGCACCGCGGTGGCTGTACGTGCCCATCTACGTGGCGCTCGGCCTGGGCTCCGTGTTCTACATGCCGGACTTCTTCGCGGCCAATGTGCCCGCCGCGCTGCTGATCTGCGTGGGCGGCGTGCTGTACATCGCAGGCGCCGTGTTCTACGGCATCAAGCGGCCCAACTTCTCACCGCGCGTGTTCGGCTTCCACGAGCTCTTCCACGCGTTCACGGTGGCGGCCTTCGCGGCGCACTTCGTCGCGATCATGCTCGCCGTCCTGCACCCGGTCGGGGCCTGA
- the mca gene encoding mycothiol conjugate amidase Mca, whose protein sequence is MPSQDLPRASAAGLRLLAVHAHPDDESSKGAATMAAYVAAGAEVMVATCTGGERGDILNAAMEGDAHAGRDLPGLRRVEMARAVAELGVQQRWLGFTDSGLPEGDPLPDLPFGCFALQPLERAAAPLVKLVREFRPHVILSYDENGGYPHPDHIMAHRVAVEAFEAAADPERYPGTGEAWSVAKLYYDRAFNPERFRALHAALEEAGLQSPYAERIAQWLEADAEGHQPPAPAHPTTTQIRCADFFGHRERALLAHRTQVDPEGFFFAVSVELQQEVWPWEDYSLITSRVESSVPEDDFFAGITPGR, encoded by the coding sequence TTGCCAAGCCAGGATCTTCCCCGCGCGTCCGCTGCGGGCCTCCGCCTCCTCGCGGTCCACGCCCACCCCGACGACGAGTCGAGCAAGGGTGCGGCCACCATGGCCGCCTACGTCGCAGCGGGTGCCGAGGTCATGGTGGCCACCTGCACGGGCGGCGAACGCGGCGACATCCTCAACGCGGCCATGGAGGGTGACGCGCATGCCGGCCGTGACCTGCCGGGCCTGCGGCGCGTCGAGATGGCACGCGCCGTCGCCGAGCTCGGCGTGCAGCAGCGGTGGCTGGGCTTCACCGACTCCGGCCTGCCCGAGGGCGATCCGCTCCCGGACCTGCCCTTCGGCTGCTTCGCGCTCCAGCCTCTCGAGCGGGCGGCCGCACCCCTCGTGAAGCTCGTGCGCGAGTTCCGCCCGCACGTGATCCTCAGCTACGACGAGAACGGCGGCTACCCCCACCCCGACCACATCATGGCGCACCGTGTCGCGGTGGAGGCGTTCGAGGCGGCGGCCGACCCGGAGCGCTACCCGGGCACGGGTGAGGCCTGGAGCGTCGCCAAGCTCTACTACGACCGCGCGTTCAACCCGGAGCGCTTCCGCGCCCTGCACGCGGCGCTCGAGGAGGCCGGCCTCCAGTCGCCCTACGCGGAGCGCATCGCGCAGTGGCTCGAGGCGGACGCGGAGGGACACCAGCCACCGGCCCCGGCGCACCCCACCACCACGCAGATCCGCTGCGCCGACTTCTTCGGGCACCGGGAGCGGGCGCTGCTCGCGCACCGCACGCAGGTGGACCCGGAGGGATTCTTCTTCGCCGTGTCGGTGGAACTGCAGCAGGAGGTGTGGCCGTGGGAGGACTACTCCCTCATCACCTCGCGCGTGGAGTCCTCCGTGCCCGAGGACGACTTCTTCGCCGGGATCACGCCGGGACGCTAG
- a CDS encoding aldose 1-epimerase family protein — protein MTSGTRPASGTNYTLTAGPATVVVASLAAALRSYRYDGVALTETWADDAIPAGGGGILLAPWPNRVADGRWTLHGEEQRLDITEPSKGNAIHGLLRNTGYQAVEVGDARLVLEAEIFPQHGYPFHLMHRATYELTEEQLTVTQELSNLSASPAPFALGAHPYLKISDVPTEELVLTLHAEEMFEADDRSIPTGRAPVSGQRDLRQGQRIGDIVFDTAFTGLALVDGRHEHVLSAPDGRRVTLWADASFAYAHVFISTIYPGVSKAVAIEPMTAPADAFNSGEGLAWLEPGASFAAKWGILPGLG, from the coding sequence ATGACTTCGGGAACCCGGCCGGCCAGCGGCACCAACTACACGCTGACGGCGGGCCCCGCGACCGTCGTCGTCGCGAGTCTCGCCGCCGCGCTCAGGTCCTACCGGTACGACGGCGTGGCGCTGACCGAGACCTGGGCGGACGACGCCATCCCGGCGGGCGGCGGCGGCATCCTGCTGGCGCCCTGGCCCAACCGGGTGGCCGACGGCCGCTGGACACTGCACGGCGAGGAACAGCGCCTCGATATCACGGAGCCGTCGAAGGGCAACGCCATCCACGGACTGCTGCGCAACACCGGCTACCAGGCCGTGGAGGTCGGCGACGCCCGGCTGGTCCTCGAGGCCGAGATCTTCCCGCAGCACGGCTACCCCTTCCACCTGATGCACCGGGCCACGTACGAGCTCACGGAGGAGCAGCTGACGGTGACACAGGAGCTCTCGAACCTCTCGGCGTCGCCCGCGCCCTTCGCCCTGGGCGCGCACCCCTACCTGAAGATCTCGGACGTCCCCACCGAGGAGCTCGTCCTCACCCTGCACGCGGAGGAGATGTTCGAGGCCGACGACCGGTCCATCCCGACCGGCCGGGCACCCGTGTCGGGGCAGCGCGACCTGCGGCAGGGGCAGCGGATCGGGGACATCGTGTTCGATACCGCCTTCACGGGCCTCGCTCTCGTGGACGGACGCCACGAGCACGTGCTGTCCGCCCCGGACGGACGGCGCGTCACGCTGTGGGCCGACGCCTCCTTCGCCTACGCCCACGTGTTCATCAGCACGATCTACCCCGGCGTCAGCAAGGCGGTGGCGATCGAGCCGATGACCGCGCCCGCCGACGCGTTCAACTCGGGGGAGGGCCTGGCCTGGCTCGAGCCGGGTGCGTCCTTCGCCGCGAAATGGGGCATACTCCCGGGTCTCGGATAG
- the greA gene encoding transcription elongation factor GreA, translated as MSTNSASVAWLTQESYDRLKSELEHLSGPGRTEIVARIEQARSEGDLKENGGYHAAKEEQGKAEARIRQLTQLLENAHVGEAAADDGVVEPGKMVSARIAGDVENFLLGSREVAGDTDVDVYSEKSPLGAAIQGKKAGDTVTYAAPNGKQITVEILSATPYVG; from the coding sequence GTGTCCACTAACAGCGCCTCCGTCGCCTGGCTCACGCAGGAGTCCTACGATCGACTCAAGAGCGAGCTCGAGCACCTCTCCGGTCCCGGTCGCACGGAGATCGTCGCCCGCATCGAGCAGGCCCGCTCGGAGGGTGACCTGAAGGAGAACGGCGGCTACCACGCCGCCAAGGAGGAGCAGGGCAAGGCCGAGGCACGCATCCGGCAGCTCACCCAGCTGCTCGAGAACGCGCACGTCGGCGAGGCCGCCGCCGATGACGGCGTCGTGGAACCGGGCAAGATGGTGTCCGCGCGGATCGCCGGTGACGTGGAGAACTTCCTGCTCGGCAGCCGCGAGGTCGCCGGCGACACGGACGTCGACGTCTACAGCGAGAAGTCGCCCCTCGGCGCCGCGATCCAGGGCAAGAAGGCCGGGGACACTGTCACGTACGCCGCCCCCAACGGCAAGCAGATCACCGTCGAGATCCTCTCGGCCACGCCGTACGTCGGCTGA
- a CDS encoding AI-2E family transporter — MQRLPGAKPQRALQRAVSRGAAALPDPLPRQPAATRDPAPRDELHDRSADRSDVPVALRIAASWSWRLALVILISGVLVYLLSRISLLVIPLMIAGLVAALLMPLKNALRRRRVPNGAAVAITLVGFFGLITGALLLVGRQLALGIRSLGGEAQDGVQQVLAWLSQGPLQLTTSQIDQYLTDIGNAVQNNSASILSGALSFGTTAGHVAAGTLLTVFALIFFLLDGGRIWHFLVGLTPRRARAAVDGAGRRGWMSMASYVRVQMVVAGVDAVGIGVGAAVIGVPLALPLGVLVFLGSFIPIVGALATGCVAVLLALVANGWVNALVMLAIVLLVQQVEGHILQPLIMGPAVALHPLAVVLAVAGGTLLAGIPGALFSVPLLAVLNTSVRYIAQRAWEYDPVVAREGWPGGAVISGPAEERGAPAPASTPGPPAAAAAPALQRETSQ; from the coding sequence ATGCAGCGTCTCCCCGGAGCGAAACCCCAGCGCGCCCTCCAGCGCGCGGTGAGCCGCGGCGCAGCCGCGCTGCCCGATCCGCTGCCCCGGCAGCCCGCCGCCACACGGGATCCCGCACCCAGGGACGAGCTCCACGACCGCAGCGCCGACCGCTCGGACGTCCCCGTCGCCCTCCGGATCGCGGCATCCTGGTCCTGGCGGCTCGCGCTCGTCATCCTCATCAGCGGCGTGCTGGTCTACCTGCTCAGCCGTATCTCGCTCCTCGTCATCCCGCTCATGATCGCGGGCCTGGTGGCCGCGCTGCTCATGCCGCTGAAGAACGCCCTCAGGCGACGCAGGGTCCCCAACGGGGCGGCCGTCGCCATCACGCTCGTCGGCTTCTTCGGTCTCATCACGGGCGCGCTGCTCCTCGTCGGCCGCCAGCTCGCCCTCGGCATCCGGAGCCTCGGAGGCGAGGCGCAGGACGGCGTCCAGCAGGTGCTGGCCTGGCTGTCGCAGGGCCCCCTCCAGCTCACGACGTCGCAGATCGACCAGTACCTCACCGACATCGGCAACGCCGTCCAGAACAACAGCGCCTCGATCCTCAGCGGGGCGCTCTCCTTCGGCACGACGGCGGGCCACGTGGCCGCGGGCACGCTCCTGACGGTGTTCGCCCTGATCTTCTTCCTGCTCGACGGCGGCCGGATCTGGCACTTCCTCGTGGGCCTCACGCCCCGTCGGGCCCGCGCGGCGGTCGACGGCGCGGGGCGGCGCGGCTGGATGTCCATGGCCAGCTACGTGCGGGTGCAGATGGTCGTCGCGGGCGTCGACGCCGTGGGTATCGGCGTGGGTGCCGCCGTCATCGGTGTGCCCCTGGCCCTGCCGCTCGGCGTGCTCGTGTTCCTCGGGTCCTTCATCCCCATCGTCGGAGCCCTCGCCACGGGCTGCGTCGCCGTGCTGCTGGCCCTCGTGGCCAACGGGTGGGTCAACGCCCTGGTGATGCTCGCGATCGTGCTGCTGGTGCAGCAGGTGGAGGGACACATCCTCCAGCCGCTCATCATGGGCCCTGCCGTCGCGCTCCACCCGCTCGCCGTCGTGCTCGCGGTGGCGGGCGGCACCCTGCTCGCCGGGATCCCGGGCGCCCTGTTCTCCGTCCCGCTCCTGGCGGTCCTCAACACCTCCGTGCGCTACATCGCCCAGCGGGCCTGGGAGTACGACCCGGTCGTGGCCCGGGAGGGCTGGCCCGGAGGGGCTGTCATTAGCGGGCCGGCGGAGGAGCGAGGAGCTCCGGCGCCGGCCAGCACCCCGGGACCTCCCGCCGCAGCAGCGGCGCCAGCCCTCCAGAGAGAGACCTCCCAGTGA
- a CDS encoding isoprenyl transferase, producing MKFPGVGYSFYERRLQRNLAPERIPHHIGVMVDGNRRWAKLAGAPTSHGHQAGADKIHEFLGWCEELGVDVVTLYMLSTDNMGRPQEEIDQLLDIIANTLDRLGESNRVRVQPVGALDLLPDDLAGKLVELAASTERIDGLHVNVAVGYGGRREIVDAVKELMRDAAARGMSLETLAEELTDQHISSFLYTRGQQDPDLVIRTSGEQRLSGFLMWQSAYSEFYFCEALWPDFRRVDFLRALRDYGRRQRRFGS from the coding sequence TTGAAGTTCCCCGGAGTCGGCTACAGCTTCTACGAGCGCAGGCTGCAGCGGAACCTCGCGCCCGAACGCATCCCGCACCACATCGGCGTCATGGTGGACGGCAACCGGCGGTGGGCGAAGCTCGCGGGCGCGCCCACGAGCCACGGGCACCAGGCGGGCGCGGACAAGATCCACGAGTTCCTCGGCTGGTGCGAGGAACTCGGCGTCGACGTCGTGACCCTCTACATGCTGTCCACCGACAACATGGGCCGGCCCCAGGAGGAGATCGACCAGCTCCTCGACATCATCGCCAACACCCTCGACCGCCTCGGGGAGAGCAACCGCGTGCGGGTCCAGCCCGTCGGCGCCCTCGACCTCCTGCCCGACGACCTGGCCGGCAAGCTCGTGGAGCTCGCGGCGTCCACCGAGCGCATCGACGGGCTGCACGTGAACGTGGCCGTGGGGTACGGGGGACGGCGCGAGATCGTCGACGCCGTCAAGGAACTGATGCGGGACGCCGCAGCCCGCGGGATGTCCCTCGAGACCCTCGCCGAGGAGCTGACGGACCAGCACATCTCCTCCTTCCTCTACACGCGCGGGCAGCAGGACCCGGACCTCGTCATCCGCACCTCGGGGGAGCAGCGGCTCTCCGGGTTCCTCATGTGGCAGAGCGCCTACAGCGAGTTCTACTTCTGCGAGGCGCTGTGGCCCGATTTCCGGCGCGTGGACTTCCTCCGCGCCCTCCGCGACTACGGCCGCAGGCAGCGCCGCTTCGGGTCCTGA
- a CDS encoding DUF4307 domain-containing protein encodes MSSAPTPSRVANRYGTPKPTRRMGRARTLLLAVLAAAVAMVGLVALTSGSPDVSSKDVGFALASDGRASVDFEVSKDRSATAQCAVQVLSENYAVVGWTVVTIGPNSAEDGANGGGTTAHRTDVRTDSPGVSGGVNACWIVED; translated from the coding sequence GTGAGCTCCGCCCCTACGCCCTCAAGAGTAGCCAATCGCTACGGCACCCCCAAGCCGACCAGGCGCATGGGCCGTGCGCGGACCCTGCTGCTCGCGGTGCTCGCCGCCGCCGTGGCGATGGTGGGCCTGGTGGCCCTGACCTCCGGCAGTCCCGACGTCTCGTCGAAGGACGTGGGCTTCGCCCTGGCGTCGGACGGGCGTGCGAGCGTCGATTTCGAGGTGTCGAAGGACCGCTCGGCCACGGCGCAGTGCGCCGTGCAGGTGCTCAGTGAGAACTACGCGGTGGTCGGCTGGACGGTGGTCACCATCGGGCCCAACAGCGCCGAGGACGGCGCGAACGGCGGCGGGACGACGGCGCACCGCACGGATGTCCGGACCGATTCGCCGGGCGTCTCCGGCGGGGTCAACGCCTGCTGGATCGTCGAGGACTGA
- the ilvA gene encoding threonine ammonia-lyase: MLDVPAGTDLPVTLADIEAAHRTLEGVIARTPIEQSRALGRLTGSTVSFKCENLQRAGSFKVRGAYNRMAKLSEAERARGVVAASAGNHAQGVAVAAARLGIAARIYMPLGVALPKLAATRGHGAEVVLHGHNVDEALTEARKYADETGAVFVHPFDNVDVVAGQGTLGLEILEQVPDVDTILMGVGGGGLLAGVAVAVKARAKELGRTIRIIGVQAENAAAYPPSLAADALVPLTKVSTIADGIAVGRPGQLPFSIIRELVDDVVTVSEDSLARALIFLLERSKMVVEPAGAVGVAALLDGKLTENGAQPGNTVVVLSGGNIDPMLMLKVIQRGLAAAGRYLVVRMLLDDRPGSLATISRIIAESDANVTGVDHTRVGGSISMGDVAITINMETKGEEHCEQVLSNLRAEGFQPVVLKG, encoded by the coding sequence GTGCTCGACGTCCCCGCCGGCACCGATCTCCCGGTGACCCTCGCCGACATCGAAGCCGCCCACCGCACCCTCGAGGGCGTGATCGCCCGCACGCCGATCGAACAGTCCCGGGCCCTCGGCCGGCTCACCGGCTCGACCGTGTCCTTCAAGTGCGAGAACCTCCAGCGCGCCGGCTCCTTCAAGGTGCGCGGCGCCTACAACCGCATGGCGAAGCTCAGCGAGGCCGAGCGTGCCCGCGGCGTGGTCGCGGCGTCGGCCGGCAACCACGCGCAGGGCGTCGCCGTCGCCGCGGCCCGCCTCGGGATCGCGGCCCGCATCTACATGCCCCTCGGCGTGGCCCTGCCGAAGCTGGCCGCGACCCGCGGCCACGGCGCCGAGGTGGTCCTCCACGGCCACAACGTGGACGAGGCGCTCACGGAGGCCCGGAAGTACGCCGACGAGACCGGCGCCGTGTTCGTCCACCCGTTCGACAACGTGGACGTGGTCGCGGGCCAGGGCACGCTCGGCCTCGAGATCCTCGAACAGGTGCCCGACGTCGACACGATCCTCATGGGCGTCGGCGGCGGCGGACTCCTCGCCGGCGTGGCCGTCGCCGTCAAGGCGCGCGCGAAGGAGCTCGGCCGCACCATCCGGATCATCGGGGTCCAGGCCGAGAACGCCGCCGCCTACCCGCCGTCCCTCGCCGCGGACGCCCTGGTGCCCCTGACGAAGGTCTCGACCATCGCCGACGGCATCGCCGTCGGACGCCCCGGCCAGCTGCCCTTCTCGATCATCCGCGAACTCGTCGACGACGTCGTGACCGTCAGCGAGGACTCCCTCGCCCGCGCGCTCATCTTCCTGCTGGAACGCTCGAAGATGGTGGTCGAGCCTGCCGGTGCGGTGGGCGTGGCGGCCCTCCTGGACGGGAAGCTCACGGAGAACGGGGCGCAGCCGGGCAACACCGTCGTGGTCCTCTCGGGCGGCAACATCGATCCCATGCTCATGCTGAAGGTCATCCAGCGCGGCCTGGCCGCCGCGGGCCGCTACCTCGTGGTACGCATGCTGCTCGACGACCGGCCCGGCTCGCTGGCCACCATCTCGCGCATCATCGCCGAGTCGGACGCCAACGTGACCGGCGTCGACCACACGCGTGTGGGCGGGTCGATCAGCATGGGCGACGTCGCCATCACCATCAACATGGAGACCAAGGGCGAGGAGCACTGCGAGCAGGTCCTCAGCAACCTGCGCGCCGAGGGCTTCCAGCCCGTCGTCCTCAAGGGCTGA
- a CDS encoding rhomboid family intramembrane serine protease yields MHPLAHRAQAGLVTVGGLVAVMWVVFVLNLLLGNLLVRTLGIAPRRLDGLDGVVFAPLLHGGVEHLAGNSLPLLVLGFLAFLEGARRFAVAVAASWLASGLGTWLFGGGLTIGASGVVFGLFAYLITRGFYNRDWKQILLAGVLFLVYGSILWGVLPRLGSNISWQAHLFGVLGGILAAYLLKRKRPAPGGTDRFGA; encoded by the coding sequence GTGCATCCACTCGCTCACCGGGCCCAGGCGGGCCTCGTCACGGTCGGTGGCCTCGTGGCCGTGATGTGGGTGGTGTTCGTGCTGAACCTGCTCCTGGGGAACCTGCTGGTCCGGACCCTCGGGATCGCGCCCCGGCGCCTCGACGGGCTCGACGGCGTGGTGTTCGCGCCGCTGCTGCACGGCGGGGTGGAGCACCTGGCCGGCAACAGCCTGCCCCTGCTGGTGCTCGGGTTCCTGGCCTTCCTCGAGGGTGCGCGGCGCTTCGCCGTCGCCGTGGCCGCCAGCTGGCTGGCCTCCGGCCTCGGCACCTGGCTCTTCGGCGGCGGACTGACGATCGGCGCCTCCGGTGTCGTGTTCGGCCTGTTCGCCTACCTGATCACCCGCGGGTTCTACAACCGCGACTGGAAGCAGATCCTCCTCGCCGGGGTGCTGTTCCTGGTCTACGGGTCCATCCTGTGGGGCGTGCTGCCGCGGCTGGGCTCCAACATCTCCTGGCAGGCCCACCTCTTCGGGGTGCTCGGCGGCATCCTCGCGGCCTACCTGCTCAAACGGAAGCGGCCCGCCCCCGGGGGGACGGACCGCTTCGGCGCCTAG